In one Phyllostomus discolor isolate MPI-MPIP mPhyDis1 chromosome 8, mPhyDis1.pri.v3, whole genome shotgun sequence genomic region, the following are encoded:
- the TMED1 gene encoding transmembrane emp24 domain-containing protein 1 produces MMAAAAALTLALWLLLPSVGVGGAGPPPIQDGEFTFLLPAGRKQCFYQSAPANASLETEYQVIGGAGLDVDFTLESPQGVLLVSESRKADGVHTVEPTEAGDYKLCFDNSFSTISEKLVFFELIFDSLQDDEEVEGWAEVVEPEEMLDVKMEDIKESIETMRTRLERSIQMLTLLRAFEARDRNLQEGNLERVNFWSAVNVAVLLLVAVLQVCTLKRFFQDKRPVPT; encoded by the exons ATGATGGCGGCCGCCGCGGCCCTAACCTTGGCTCTGTGGCTACTATTGCcgtcagtgggggtgggaggggcaggaccCCCACCAATCCAGGACGGCGAGTTCACATTCCTGCTGCCTGCGGGGAGGAAGCAATGTTTCTACCAGTCTGCTCCTGCCAACGCAAGCCTCGAGACCGAGTACCAG GTGATCGGAGGTGCTGGGCTAGATGTGGATTTCACGCTGGAGAGCCCTCAGGGCGTGCTGCTGGTCAGTGAGTCCCGCAAGGCAGATGGGGTGCACAC GGTAGAACCCACGGAGGCTGGGGACTACAAGCTGTGCTTTGACAACTCCTTCAGCACAATCTCCGAGAAGTTGGTGTTCTTCGAACTCATCTTTGACAGCCTGCAGGATGATGAGGAGGTCGAAGGCTGGGCAGAGGTCGTGGAGCCTGAGGAGATGCTGGATGTCAAGATGGAGGACATCAAG GAGTCTATTGAGACCATGAGGACCCGTCTGGAGCGCAGCATCCAGATGCTGACACTGCTGCGAGCCTTTGAAGCACGTGACCGCAACCTGCAGGAGGGCAACCTGGAACGGGTCAACTTCTGGTCAGCTGTCAACGTGGCTGTGCTGCTGCTAGTGGCTGTGCTGCAGGTCTGCACATTGAAGCGCTTCTTTCAGGATAAGCGCCCTGTGCCTACGTAG